The Paramormyrops kingsleyae isolate MSU_618 chromosome 11, PKINGS_0.4, whole genome shotgun sequence genome includes a window with the following:
- the usp10 gene encoding ubiquitin carboxyl-terminal hydrolase 10 isoform X5, with product MASQSNQYIFGEFSPDEFKQFFVTPRCFVELPPFNDKVSCASQSSGDEFQHIEFGVGDVMDDGPAGVKDSKLQVSSTLNPQAPEFILACQTAPKLPPAADESDCTNGDSQGPGSEVPSLDGGQACPDLDGAVGGLGQRERKKKKKRPPGYYNYLEGPEDPTALPETPLGIVLVNGHSPNAPDLCSEDLVSPVALAVSLPQGRPGPGFPDSALVNDQRTCESPDDPSLDERGVVTSLSDRNAVHSSSHCGGGGAERGRTPEPRPESPVVLDNGQPSTSPTSLLPPSAPAVSPSTRHLAEAEDRSDSGVVNGLTDVGSGADGQKDSSETGEALPLVQHLTLSPTDQDAELPSPAPPTLPVASTVQPLKSWASLFHSPKPPSGSSQAEAEPRDISPVAPTILSTPQTPEKLGELKEGPVHVSEDPLAPRLAELIEDVKLIHKPVSLQPRGLINKGNWCYINATLQALIACPPMYHLMKSISMLKDSQRQCTSTPMIDNFVRLVNEFSNMPFPSKAKQQAAGDRIMKDLRPGVPFEPNYIYKLLTVIKSSLSEKGRQEDAEEYLGFILNGLHEEMLALKKLHSPQEEKAPTQNGAEPQLGPEGAEASGKEDSEDEWEHVGPRNKISVTRQAGFVRTPITDIFGGHMRSVVYQQSSKESATLQPFFTLQLDIQSEKIRTVQEALESLVARESVQGYTSKSKQEVEISRRVTLEELPPVLVLHLKRFVFEKTGGCQKLVKNIEYPIDLEISKDLLSPGVRNKIFKGQRTYRLFAVVYHHGNSATGGHYTTDVFHIGLNGWLRIDDQAVEVIAQYHVLKQSVERTAYLLYYRRLDLL from the exons TACATCTTTGGGGAATTCAGTCCCGATGAGTTCAAACAGTTCTTCGTAACTCCTCGCTGTTTTGTTGAG CTTCCCCCATTCAATGACAAAGTCTCTTGTGCATCTCAATCCTCAG GGGATGAATTCCAGCACATTGAATTCGGTGTGGGAGACGTCATGGATGATGGACCTGCTGGGGTGAAGGATTCCAAGCTCCAGGTCTCCAGCACCCTGAACCCCCAAGCTCCAGAGTTCATCCTTGCCTGCCAAACCGCACCGAAACTCCCGCCAGCTGCGGACGAGTCTGACTGCACGAACGGCGACTCCCAGGGCCCAGGATCCGAGGTGCCATCACTGGATGGCGGCCAGGCCTGCCCGGACCTGGATGGGGCAGTGGGTGGCCTCGGGCAGCGGGAGCgcaaaaagaagaagaaacgACCTCCGGGATATTACAACTACCTGGAGGGCCCAGAAGACCCCACAGCTCTTCCTGAGACTCCGCTGGGGATAGTGCTTGTGAACGGCCACTCCCCAAATGCCCCTGATCTTTGCTCTGAGGACTTGGTTAGCCCTGTAGCACTGGCAGTCTCGCTTCCACAGGGCAGACCGGGACCCGGTTTCCCCGATTCAGCCCTCGTCAATGACCAGAGGACTTGCGAAAGCCCAGATGATCCCTCTTTGGACGAAAGGGGCGTGGTCACATCTTTGTCGGACAGAAACGCAGTTCATTCTTCCTCGCATTGCGGCGGCGGGGGGGCTGAACGGGGAAGGACTCCTGAGCCGCGGCCTGAGAGCCCGGTGGTGCTGGACAATGGGCAGCCCAGCACCAGCCCCACTTCTCTGCTGCCACCTTCTGCCCCTGCCGTTAGTCCCAGCACCAGACACCTTGCAGAGGCCGAAGACCGTAGTGACAGTGGGGTCGTGAATGGGCTGACGGATGTCGGCAGTGGCGCCGATGGACAGAAGGACTCCTCTGAGACTGGGGAGGCCCTGCCATTGGTCCAGCACCTGACCTTGTCCCCCACGGACCAGGATGCAGAGCTGCCCTCCCCTGCTCCCCCAACTCTCCCTGTGGCTTCCACTGTTCAGCCACTTAAGTCCTGGGCTAGTCTCTTTCACAGCCCTAAGCCCCCGTCTGGGAGCTCGCAGGCAGAGGCGGAGCCCAGAGACATATCACCTGTTGCTCCCACTATTCTGTCTACCCCTCAGACCCCTGAGAAGTTGGGGGAGTTGAAGGAGGGCCCAGTTCATGTGTCAGAAGATCCTCTTGCCCCCAGACTTGCAG AGCTGATAGAGGATGTGAAGTTGATACACAAACCTGTGTCATTACAACCCAGAGGACTAATCAACAAGGGGAACTGGTGTTATATCAATGCT ACCCTTCAGGCTCTGATCGCTTGCCCTCCCATGTACCACTTGATGAAGTCCATCTCCATGTTAAAGGACAGTCAGCGGCAGTGCACCTCCACTCCTATGATTGACAACTT CGTTCGGCTGGTGAATGAGTTCAGCAACATGCCCTTTCCCTCCAAGGCCAAACAGCAAG CTGCCGGGGACAGGATAATGAAAGACTTACGACCTGGGGTTCCCTTTGAACCAAACTACATCTACAAACTTCTGACTGTCATCAAATCAAGTCTATCAGAGAAG GGCCGACAGGAGGATGCTGAGGAGTACCTGGGCTTCATCCTCAACGGTCTGCATGAGGAGATGCTGGCCCTGAAGAAGCTGCACTCCCCACAGGAAGAAA AAGCCCCCACACAAAACGGCGCCGAACCCCAGTTAGGACCAGAGGGAGCCGAGGCCTCTGGGAAAGAGGACAGCGAAGACGAGTGGGAGCATGTCGGCCCCCGGAACAAGATCTCCGTGACACGACAGGCCGGCTTTGTCCGTACTCCCATCACGGACATATTCGGCGGGCATATGAG GTCGGTGGTGTACCAGCAGAGCTCCAAGGAGTCGGCCACGCTGCAGCCCTTCTTCACCCTGCAACTAGACATCCAGTCTGAGAAGATCCGCACTGTGCAGGAGGCGCTGGAGAGTCTAGTGGCGCGCGAGTCGGTCCAGGGTTACACCTCCAAAAGCAAGCAGGAG GTCGAGATAAGCCGCAGGGTGACCCTGGAGGAGCTCCCCCCGGTGCTGGTTCTCCATCTGAAGAGGTTCGTGTTTGAGAAGACGGGGGGCTGTCAGAAGCTGGTGAAGAATATCGAGTACCCCATAGACCTGGAGATCAGCAAAG ATCTTCTTTCACCTGGGGTGCGGAACAAAATTTTCAAAGGCCAAAGAACATACAGGCTTTTTGCAG TCGTCTATCACCATGGGAACAGTGCCACCGGTGGCCACTACACCACTGACGTCTTCCACATCGGCCTGAATGGCTGGCTTCGCATCGACGACCAGGCAGTGGAGGTCATCGCCCAGTACCACGTGCTGAAGCAGAGTGTGGAGCGCACCGCCTACCTGCTCTACTATCGCCGCCTCGACCTGCTGTAG
- the usp10 gene encoding ubiquitin carboxyl-terminal hydrolase 10 isoform X3 has protein sequence MRMNGHHCSVPVPPLSLNEIILCNVICSVSSISLEAAKHFILINPQLTGFWQACSHLILTVQYIFGEFSPDEFKQFFVTPRCFVELPPFNDKVSCASQSSGDEFQHIEFGVGDVMDDGPAGVKDSKLQVSSTLNPQAPEFILACQTAPKLPPAADESDCTNGDSQGPGSEVPSLDGGQACPDLDGAVGGLGQRERKKKKKRPPGYYNYLEGPEDPTALPETPLGIVLVNGHSPNAPDLCSEDLVSPVALAVSLPQGRPGPGFPDSALVNDQRTCESPDDPSLDERGVVTSLSDRNAVHSSSHCGGGGAERGRTPEPRPESPVVLDNGQPSTSPTSLLPPSAPAVSPSTRHLAEAEDRSDSGVVNGLTDVGSGADGQKDSSETGEALPLVQHLTLSPTDQDAELPSPAPPTLPVASTVQPLKSWASLFHSPKPPSGSSQAEAEPRDISPVAPTILSTPQTPEKLGELKEGPVHVSEDPLAPRLAELIEDVKLIHKPVSLQPRGLINKGNWCYINATLQALIACPPMYHLMKSISMLKDSQRQCTSTPMIDNFVRLVNEFSNMPFPSKAKQQAAGDRIMKDLRPGVPFEPNYIYKLLTVIKSSLSEKGRQEDAEEYLGFILNGLHEEMLALKKLHSPQEEKAPTQNGAEPQLGPEGAEASGKEDSEDEWEHVGPRNKISVTRQAGFVRTPITDIFGGHMRSVVYQQSSKESATLQPFFTLQLDIQSEKIRTVQEALESLVARESVQGYTSKSKQEVEISRRVTLEELPPVLVLHLKRFVFEKTGGCQKLVKNIEYPIDLEISKDLLSPGVRNKIFKGQRTYRLFAVVYHHGNSATGGHYTTDVFHIGLNGWLRIDDQAVEVIAQYHVLKQSVERTAYLLYYRRLDLL, from the exons TACATCTTTGGGGAATTCAGTCCCGATGAGTTCAAACAGTTCTTCGTAACTCCTCGCTGTTTTGTTGAG CTTCCCCCATTCAATGACAAAGTCTCTTGTGCATCTCAATCCTCAG GGGATGAATTCCAGCACATTGAATTCGGTGTGGGAGACGTCATGGATGATGGACCTGCTGGGGTGAAGGATTCCAAGCTCCAGGTCTCCAGCACCCTGAACCCCCAAGCTCCAGAGTTCATCCTTGCCTGCCAAACCGCACCGAAACTCCCGCCAGCTGCGGACGAGTCTGACTGCACGAACGGCGACTCCCAGGGCCCAGGATCCGAGGTGCCATCACTGGATGGCGGCCAGGCCTGCCCGGACCTGGATGGGGCAGTGGGTGGCCTCGGGCAGCGGGAGCgcaaaaagaagaagaaacgACCTCCGGGATATTACAACTACCTGGAGGGCCCAGAAGACCCCACAGCTCTTCCTGAGACTCCGCTGGGGATAGTGCTTGTGAACGGCCACTCCCCAAATGCCCCTGATCTTTGCTCTGAGGACTTGGTTAGCCCTGTAGCACTGGCAGTCTCGCTTCCACAGGGCAGACCGGGACCCGGTTTCCCCGATTCAGCCCTCGTCAATGACCAGAGGACTTGCGAAAGCCCAGATGATCCCTCTTTGGACGAAAGGGGCGTGGTCACATCTTTGTCGGACAGAAACGCAGTTCATTCTTCCTCGCATTGCGGCGGCGGGGGGGCTGAACGGGGAAGGACTCCTGAGCCGCGGCCTGAGAGCCCGGTGGTGCTGGACAATGGGCAGCCCAGCACCAGCCCCACTTCTCTGCTGCCACCTTCTGCCCCTGCCGTTAGTCCCAGCACCAGACACCTTGCAGAGGCCGAAGACCGTAGTGACAGTGGGGTCGTGAATGGGCTGACGGATGTCGGCAGTGGCGCCGATGGACAGAAGGACTCCTCTGAGACTGGGGAGGCCCTGCCATTGGTCCAGCACCTGACCTTGTCCCCCACGGACCAGGATGCAGAGCTGCCCTCCCCTGCTCCCCCAACTCTCCCTGTGGCTTCCACTGTTCAGCCACTTAAGTCCTGGGCTAGTCTCTTTCACAGCCCTAAGCCCCCGTCTGGGAGCTCGCAGGCAGAGGCGGAGCCCAGAGACATATCACCTGTTGCTCCCACTATTCTGTCTACCCCTCAGACCCCTGAGAAGTTGGGGGAGTTGAAGGAGGGCCCAGTTCATGTGTCAGAAGATCCTCTTGCCCCCAGACTTGCAG AGCTGATAGAGGATGTGAAGTTGATACACAAACCTGTGTCATTACAACCCAGAGGACTAATCAACAAGGGGAACTGGTGTTATATCAATGCT ACCCTTCAGGCTCTGATCGCTTGCCCTCCCATGTACCACTTGATGAAGTCCATCTCCATGTTAAAGGACAGTCAGCGGCAGTGCACCTCCACTCCTATGATTGACAACTT CGTTCGGCTGGTGAATGAGTTCAGCAACATGCCCTTTCCCTCCAAGGCCAAACAGCAAG CTGCCGGGGACAGGATAATGAAAGACTTACGACCTGGGGTTCCCTTTGAACCAAACTACATCTACAAACTTCTGACTGTCATCAAATCAAGTCTATCAGAGAAG GGCCGACAGGAGGATGCTGAGGAGTACCTGGGCTTCATCCTCAACGGTCTGCATGAGGAGATGCTGGCCCTGAAGAAGCTGCACTCCCCACAGGAAGAAA AAGCCCCCACACAAAACGGCGCCGAACCCCAGTTAGGACCAGAGGGAGCCGAGGCCTCTGGGAAAGAGGACAGCGAAGACGAGTGGGAGCATGTCGGCCCCCGGAACAAGATCTCCGTGACACGACAGGCCGGCTTTGTCCGTACTCCCATCACGGACATATTCGGCGGGCATATGAG GTCGGTGGTGTACCAGCAGAGCTCCAAGGAGTCGGCCACGCTGCAGCCCTTCTTCACCCTGCAACTAGACATCCAGTCTGAGAAGATCCGCACTGTGCAGGAGGCGCTGGAGAGTCTAGTGGCGCGCGAGTCGGTCCAGGGTTACACCTCCAAAAGCAAGCAGGAG GTCGAGATAAGCCGCAGGGTGACCCTGGAGGAGCTCCCCCCGGTGCTGGTTCTCCATCTGAAGAGGTTCGTGTTTGAGAAGACGGGGGGCTGTCAGAAGCTGGTGAAGAATATCGAGTACCCCATAGACCTGGAGATCAGCAAAG ATCTTCTTTCACCTGGGGTGCGGAACAAAATTTTCAAAGGCCAAAGAACATACAGGCTTTTTGCAG TCGTCTATCACCATGGGAACAGTGCCACCGGTGGCCACTACACCACTGACGTCTTCCACATCGGCCTGAATGGCTGGCTTCGCATCGACGACCAGGCAGTGGAGGTCATCGCCCAGTACCACGTGCTGAAGCAGAGTGTGGAGCGCACCGCCTACCTGCTCTACTATCGCCGCCTCGACCTGCTGTAG
- the usp10 gene encoding ubiquitin carboxyl-terminal hydrolase 10 isoform X4, with product MASQSNQYIFGEFSPDEFKQFFVTPRCFVELPPFNDKVSCASQSSGSFCTPAVPFLTETMRLQVCGDEFQHIEFGVGDVMDDGPAGVKDSKLQVSSTLNPQAPEFILACQTAPKLPPAADESDCTNGDSQGPGSEVPSLDGGQACPDLDGAVGGLGQRERKKKKKRPPGYYNYLEGPEDPTALPETPLGIVLVNGHSPNAPDLCSEDLVSPVALAVSLPQGRPGPGFPDSALVNDQRTCESPDDPSLDERGVVTSLSDRNAVHSSSHCGGGGAERGRTPEPRPESPVVLDNGQPSTSPTSLLPPSAPAVSPSTRHLAEAEDRSDSGVVNGLTDVGSGADGQKDSSETGEALPLVQHLTLSPTDQDAELPSPAPPTLPVASTVQPLKSWASLFHSPKPPSGSSQAEAEPRDISPVAPTILSTPQTPEKLGELKEGPVHVSEDPLAPRLAELIEDVKLIHKPVSLQPRGLINKGNWCYINATLQALIACPPMYHLMKSISMLKDSQRQCTSTPMIDNFVRLVNEFSNMPFPSKAKQQAAGDRIMKDLRPGVPFEPNYIYKLLTVIKSSLSEKGRQEDAEEYLGFILNGLHEEMLALKKLHSPQEEKAPTQNGAEPQLGPEGAEASGKEDSEDEWEHVGPRNKISVTRQAGFVRTPITDIFGGHMRSVVYQQSSKESATLQPFFTLQLDIQSEKIRTVQEALESLVARESVQGYTSKSKQEVEISRRVTLEELPPVLVLHLKRFVFEKTGGCQKLVKNIEYPIDLEISKDLLSPGVRNKIFKGQRTYRLFAVVYHHGNSATGGHYTTDVFHIGLNGWLRIDDQAVEVIAQYHVLKQSVERTAYLLYYRRLDLL from the exons TACATCTTTGGGGAATTCAGTCCCGATGAGTTCAAACAGTTCTTCGTAACTCCTCGCTGTTTTGTTGAG CTTCCCCCATTCAATGACAAAGTCTCTTGTGCATCTCAATCCTCAG GAAGTTTCTGTACTCCTGCTGTGCCATTCCTTACGGAAACTATGAGACTGCAGGTCTGCG GGGATGAATTCCAGCACATTGAATTCGGTGTGGGAGACGTCATGGATGATGGACCTGCTGGGGTGAAGGATTCCAAGCTCCAGGTCTCCAGCACCCTGAACCCCCAAGCTCCAGAGTTCATCCTTGCCTGCCAAACCGCACCGAAACTCCCGCCAGCTGCGGACGAGTCTGACTGCACGAACGGCGACTCCCAGGGCCCAGGATCCGAGGTGCCATCACTGGATGGCGGCCAGGCCTGCCCGGACCTGGATGGGGCAGTGGGTGGCCTCGGGCAGCGGGAGCgcaaaaagaagaagaaacgACCTCCGGGATATTACAACTACCTGGAGGGCCCAGAAGACCCCACAGCTCTTCCTGAGACTCCGCTGGGGATAGTGCTTGTGAACGGCCACTCCCCAAATGCCCCTGATCTTTGCTCTGAGGACTTGGTTAGCCCTGTAGCACTGGCAGTCTCGCTTCCACAGGGCAGACCGGGACCCGGTTTCCCCGATTCAGCCCTCGTCAATGACCAGAGGACTTGCGAAAGCCCAGATGATCCCTCTTTGGACGAAAGGGGCGTGGTCACATCTTTGTCGGACAGAAACGCAGTTCATTCTTCCTCGCATTGCGGCGGCGGGGGGGCTGAACGGGGAAGGACTCCTGAGCCGCGGCCTGAGAGCCCGGTGGTGCTGGACAATGGGCAGCCCAGCACCAGCCCCACTTCTCTGCTGCCACCTTCTGCCCCTGCCGTTAGTCCCAGCACCAGACACCTTGCAGAGGCCGAAGACCGTAGTGACAGTGGGGTCGTGAATGGGCTGACGGATGTCGGCAGTGGCGCCGATGGACAGAAGGACTCCTCTGAGACTGGGGAGGCCCTGCCATTGGTCCAGCACCTGACCTTGTCCCCCACGGACCAGGATGCAGAGCTGCCCTCCCCTGCTCCCCCAACTCTCCCTGTGGCTTCCACTGTTCAGCCACTTAAGTCCTGGGCTAGTCTCTTTCACAGCCCTAAGCCCCCGTCTGGGAGCTCGCAGGCAGAGGCGGAGCCCAGAGACATATCACCTGTTGCTCCCACTATTCTGTCTACCCCTCAGACCCCTGAGAAGTTGGGGGAGTTGAAGGAGGGCCCAGTTCATGTGTCAGAAGATCCTCTTGCCCCCAGACTTGCAG AGCTGATAGAGGATGTGAAGTTGATACACAAACCTGTGTCATTACAACCCAGAGGACTAATCAACAAGGGGAACTGGTGTTATATCAATGCT ACCCTTCAGGCTCTGATCGCTTGCCCTCCCATGTACCACTTGATGAAGTCCATCTCCATGTTAAAGGACAGTCAGCGGCAGTGCACCTCCACTCCTATGATTGACAACTT CGTTCGGCTGGTGAATGAGTTCAGCAACATGCCCTTTCCCTCCAAGGCCAAACAGCAAG CTGCCGGGGACAGGATAATGAAAGACTTACGACCTGGGGTTCCCTTTGAACCAAACTACATCTACAAACTTCTGACTGTCATCAAATCAAGTCTATCAGAGAAG GGCCGACAGGAGGATGCTGAGGAGTACCTGGGCTTCATCCTCAACGGTCTGCATGAGGAGATGCTGGCCCTGAAGAAGCTGCACTCCCCACAGGAAGAAA AAGCCCCCACACAAAACGGCGCCGAACCCCAGTTAGGACCAGAGGGAGCCGAGGCCTCTGGGAAAGAGGACAGCGAAGACGAGTGGGAGCATGTCGGCCCCCGGAACAAGATCTCCGTGACACGACAGGCCGGCTTTGTCCGTACTCCCATCACGGACATATTCGGCGGGCATATGAG GTCGGTGGTGTACCAGCAGAGCTCCAAGGAGTCGGCCACGCTGCAGCCCTTCTTCACCCTGCAACTAGACATCCAGTCTGAGAAGATCCGCACTGTGCAGGAGGCGCTGGAGAGTCTAGTGGCGCGCGAGTCGGTCCAGGGTTACACCTCCAAAAGCAAGCAGGAG GTCGAGATAAGCCGCAGGGTGACCCTGGAGGAGCTCCCCCCGGTGCTGGTTCTCCATCTGAAGAGGTTCGTGTTTGAGAAGACGGGGGGCTGTCAGAAGCTGGTGAAGAATATCGAGTACCCCATAGACCTGGAGATCAGCAAAG ATCTTCTTTCACCTGGGGTGCGGAACAAAATTTTCAAAGGCCAAAGAACATACAGGCTTTTTGCAG TCGTCTATCACCATGGGAACAGTGCCACCGGTGGCCACTACACCACTGACGTCTTCCACATCGGCCTGAATGGCTGGCTTCGCATCGACGACCAGGCAGTGGAGGTCATCGCCCAGTACCACGTGCTGAAGCAGAGTGTGGAGCGCACCGCCTACCTGCTCTACTATCGCCGCCTCGACCTGCTGTAG
- the usp10 gene encoding ubiquitin carboxyl-terminal hydrolase 10 isoform X1, protein MRMNGHHCSVPVPPLSLNEIILCNVICSVSSISLEAAKHFILINPQLTGFWQACSHLILTVQYIFGEFSPDEFKQFFVTPRCFVELPPFNDKVSCASQSSGSFCTPAVPFLTETMRLQVCGDEFQHIEFGVGDVMDDGPAGVKDSKLQVSSTLNPQAPEFILACQTAPKLPPAADESDCTNGDSQGPGSEVPSLDGGQACPDLDGAVGGLGQRERKKKKKRPPGYYNYLEGPEDPTALPETPLGIVLVNGHSPNAPDLCSEDLVSPVALAVSLPQGRPGPGFPDSALVNDQRTCESPDDPSLDERGVVTSLSDRNAVHSSSHCGGGGAERGRTPEPRPESPVVLDNGQPSTSPTSLLPPSAPAVSPSTRHLAEAEDRSDSGVVNGLTDVGSGADGQKDSSETGEALPLVQHLTLSPTDQDAELPSPAPPTLPVASTVQPLKSWASLFHSPKPPSGSSQAEAEPRDISPVAPTILSTPQTPEKLGELKEGPVHVSEDPLAPRLAELIEDVKLIHKPVSLQPRGLINKGNWCYINATLQALIACPPMYHLMKSISMLKDSQRQCTSTPMIDNFVRLVNEFSNMPFPSKAKQQAAGDRIMKDLRPGVPFEPNYIYKLLTVIKSSLSEKGRQEDAEEYLGFILNGLHEEMLALKKLHSPQEEKAPTQNGAEPQLGPEGAEASGKEDSEDEWEHVGPRNKISVTRQAGFVRTPITDIFGGHMRSVVYQQSSKESATLQPFFTLQLDIQSEKIRTVQEALESLVARESVQGYTSKSKQEVEISRRVTLEELPPVLVLHLKRFVFEKTGGCQKLVKNIEYPIDLEISKDLLSPGVRNKIFKGQRTYRLFAVVYHHGNSATGGHYTTDVFHIGLNGWLRIDDQAVEVIAQYHVLKQSVERTAYLLYYRRLDLL, encoded by the exons TACATCTTTGGGGAATTCAGTCCCGATGAGTTCAAACAGTTCTTCGTAACTCCTCGCTGTTTTGTTGAG CTTCCCCCATTCAATGACAAAGTCTCTTGTGCATCTCAATCCTCAG GAAGTTTCTGTACTCCTGCTGTGCCATTCCTTACGGAAACTATGAGACTGCAGGTCTGCG GGGATGAATTCCAGCACATTGAATTCGGTGTGGGAGACGTCATGGATGATGGACCTGCTGGGGTGAAGGATTCCAAGCTCCAGGTCTCCAGCACCCTGAACCCCCAAGCTCCAGAGTTCATCCTTGCCTGCCAAACCGCACCGAAACTCCCGCCAGCTGCGGACGAGTCTGACTGCACGAACGGCGACTCCCAGGGCCCAGGATCCGAGGTGCCATCACTGGATGGCGGCCAGGCCTGCCCGGACCTGGATGGGGCAGTGGGTGGCCTCGGGCAGCGGGAGCgcaaaaagaagaagaaacgACCTCCGGGATATTACAACTACCTGGAGGGCCCAGAAGACCCCACAGCTCTTCCTGAGACTCCGCTGGGGATAGTGCTTGTGAACGGCCACTCCCCAAATGCCCCTGATCTTTGCTCTGAGGACTTGGTTAGCCCTGTAGCACTGGCAGTCTCGCTTCCACAGGGCAGACCGGGACCCGGTTTCCCCGATTCAGCCCTCGTCAATGACCAGAGGACTTGCGAAAGCCCAGATGATCCCTCTTTGGACGAAAGGGGCGTGGTCACATCTTTGTCGGACAGAAACGCAGTTCATTCTTCCTCGCATTGCGGCGGCGGGGGGGCTGAACGGGGAAGGACTCCTGAGCCGCGGCCTGAGAGCCCGGTGGTGCTGGACAATGGGCAGCCCAGCACCAGCCCCACTTCTCTGCTGCCACCTTCTGCCCCTGCCGTTAGTCCCAGCACCAGACACCTTGCAGAGGCCGAAGACCGTAGTGACAGTGGGGTCGTGAATGGGCTGACGGATGTCGGCAGTGGCGCCGATGGACAGAAGGACTCCTCTGAGACTGGGGAGGCCCTGCCATTGGTCCAGCACCTGACCTTGTCCCCCACGGACCAGGATGCAGAGCTGCCCTCCCCTGCTCCCCCAACTCTCCCTGTGGCTTCCACTGTTCAGCCACTTAAGTCCTGGGCTAGTCTCTTTCACAGCCCTAAGCCCCCGTCTGGGAGCTCGCAGGCAGAGGCGGAGCCCAGAGACATATCACCTGTTGCTCCCACTATTCTGTCTACCCCTCAGACCCCTGAGAAGTTGGGGGAGTTGAAGGAGGGCCCAGTTCATGTGTCAGAAGATCCTCTTGCCCCCAGACTTGCAG AGCTGATAGAGGATGTGAAGTTGATACACAAACCTGTGTCATTACAACCCAGAGGACTAATCAACAAGGGGAACTGGTGTTATATCAATGCT ACCCTTCAGGCTCTGATCGCTTGCCCTCCCATGTACCACTTGATGAAGTCCATCTCCATGTTAAAGGACAGTCAGCGGCAGTGCACCTCCACTCCTATGATTGACAACTT CGTTCGGCTGGTGAATGAGTTCAGCAACATGCCCTTTCCCTCCAAGGCCAAACAGCAAG CTGCCGGGGACAGGATAATGAAAGACTTACGACCTGGGGTTCCCTTTGAACCAAACTACATCTACAAACTTCTGACTGTCATCAAATCAAGTCTATCAGAGAAG GGCCGACAGGAGGATGCTGAGGAGTACCTGGGCTTCATCCTCAACGGTCTGCATGAGGAGATGCTGGCCCTGAAGAAGCTGCACTCCCCACAGGAAGAAA AAGCCCCCACACAAAACGGCGCCGAACCCCAGTTAGGACCAGAGGGAGCCGAGGCCTCTGGGAAAGAGGACAGCGAAGACGAGTGGGAGCATGTCGGCCCCCGGAACAAGATCTCCGTGACACGACAGGCCGGCTTTGTCCGTACTCCCATCACGGACATATTCGGCGGGCATATGAG GTCGGTGGTGTACCAGCAGAGCTCCAAGGAGTCGGCCACGCTGCAGCCCTTCTTCACCCTGCAACTAGACATCCAGTCTGAGAAGATCCGCACTGTGCAGGAGGCGCTGGAGAGTCTAGTGGCGCGCGAGTCGGTCCAGGGTTACACCTCCAAAAGCAAGCAGGAG GTCGAGATAAGCCGCAGGGTGACCCTGGAGGAGCTCCCCCCGGTGCTGGTTCTCCATCTGAAGAGGTTCGTGTTTGAGAAGACGGGGGGCTGTCAGAAGCTGGTGAAGAATATCGAGTACCCCATAGACCTGGAGATCAGCAAAG ATCTTCTTTCACCTGGGGTGCGGAACAAAATTTTCAAAGGCCAAAGAACATACAGGCTTTTTGCAG TCGTCTATCACCATGGGAACAGTGCCACCGGTGGCCACTACACCACTGACGTCTTCCACATCGGCCTGAATGGCTGGCTTCGCATCGACGACCAGGCAGTGGAGGTCATCGCCCAGTACCACGTGCTGAAGCAGAGTGTGGAGCGCACCGCCTACCTGCTCTACTATCGCCGCCTCGACCTGCTGTAG